In Pseudobacter ginsenosidimutans, the following are encoded in one genomic region:
- the hisH gene encoding imidazole glycerol phosphate synthase subunit HisH codes for MELAIVKYNAGNIQSVLYALERIGATATVTDDHEQLRKADKVIFPGVGEASSAMRYLSERGLDKVLRELQQPVLGICLGMQLMCAYSEENDTDCLGIFEENVKLFSPGSTADGPIKIPQIGWNNIYSLKSELFKGVPENSYCYFVHGYYAALGEHTIATTEYGLPYSSALHKNNFYGVQFHPEKSAATGESILKNFLNI; via the coding sequence GTGGAATTAGCCATCGTAAAATACAATGCAGGAAATATCCAGTCGGTACTCTACGCACTGGAAAGGATCGGAGCCACAGCAACCGTAACCGATGATCACGAACAATTGCGTAAGGCAGACAAAGTGATCTTCCCCGGCGTGGGCGAAGCCAGCAGCGCCATGCGTTATCTTTCTGAGCGTGGGCTGGACAAGGTATTGCGCGAGCTTCAGCAACCAGTACTTGGCATCTGTTTGGGCATGCAGCTAATGTGTGCTTACAGCGAAGAGAATGATACGGATTGTCTGGGCATCTTCGAGGAAAATGTAAAACTTTTTTCTCCGGGCTCTACTGCCGATGGTCCGATCAAGATCCCGCAGATCGGCTGGAACAATATCTATTCGTTGAAATCGGAACTGTTCAAAGGCGTGCCTGAGAACAGTTACTGCTATTTTGTACATGGCTACTATGCGGCCCTTGGAGAGCATACCATCGCCACTACGGAATACGGACTGCCTTACAGTTCCGCATTGCACAAGAACAATTTCTACGGCGTGCAGTTCCATCCTGAAAAGAGCGCTGCTACCGGCGAATCCATTCTCAAGAATTTCCTGAACATATAA
- a CDS encoding SDR family oxidoreductase translates to MKILITGANGLLGQHLVQELLHQQFTVLATSKGPNRLPFEPSEQFRYRSLDITDELNLEKVMEEERPDVIVHAASMTQVDECEKNTELCEKVNVYGTTQLLVDAEAFSKYIIYVSTDFVFDGLNGLYREDDDLRPVNFYGFTKMQAEAIMHTSEIPWAIVRTCLVYGNPLQGTRSNIVNWVRESLQEGESIKVVSDQMRTPTYVGDLAKGLVEMIKRRSTGIYHLSGKEQLTPYQMALKTADHFSLDKSLITEVTADTFTQPAKRPPRTGFDISKAEKDLDYKPMTFEEGLQQMGETGIA, encoded by the coding sequence ATGAAAATATTGATCACCGGAGCAAATGGACTGCTGGGACAGCATCTTGTACAAGAGCTGCTGCACCAGCAGTTCACTGTGTTGGCTACCAGCAAAGGGCCGAACCGTCTGCCTTTTGAGCCATCCGAACAATTCAGATACCGTAGCCTGGACATCACCGACGAACTGAATCTCGAAAAAGTGATGGAAGAGGAGCGTCCCGATGTGATTGTTCATGCTGCTTCCATGACGCAGGTGGATGAGTGCGAGAAGAATACCGAGCTCTGTGAAAAAGTTAACGTCTACGGCACCACGCAATTACTGGTGGATGCTGAAGCTTTCAGCAAATACATCATCTACGTATCAACAGATTTCGTTTTCGATGGTCTCAACGGCCTTTATCGTGAAGACGATGATCTTCGTCCGGTCAATTTCTACGGCTTCACCAAAATGCAGGCTGAAGCCATTATGCATACCAGTGAGATCCCCTGGGCCATTGTCCGCACCTGCCTGGTGTACGGCAATCCATTGCAGGGAACCCGCAGCAATATCGTGAACTGGGTTCGCGAGAGCCTCCAGGAAGGGGAGTCCATCAAAGTGGTTTCCGACCAGATGCGCACGCCCACCTATGTAGGCGATCTTGCCAAAGGTCTTGTTGAAATGATCAAACGCAGGTCCACCGGCATTTACCATCTCTCCGGCAAAGAGCAGCTGACGCCCTATCAGATGGCGCTGAAAACTGCAGATCACTTCAGTCTCGACAAAAGTCTCATCACCGAAGTAACCGCCGACACCTTCACTCAACCCGCCAAACGTCCGCCCCGTACGGGCTTCGACATCTCCAAAGCGGAAAAAGACCTGGACTACAAACCCATGACCTTCGAAGAAGGCCTCCAGCAAATGGGGGAAACTGGCATCGCCTAG
- a CDS encoding YggS family pyridoxal phosphate-dependent enzyme: MVNTEAYKNLKEELDQKGVTLVAVSKIKPVSDIQKLYDLGQRDFGENYVQELVEKQPQLPSDMRWHFIGHLQSNKVKYIAPFVHLIHGVDSQKLLKEINKQAVKLDRVIPVLLQVYIAREESKFGLDAAELEALLTAEETAGFRNIRIEGLMGMASFTSNTDAVRAEFNTLKGLAERWASHITENIQLKTLSFGMSGDYTIAIEEGSNMVRIGSLLFGARN; this comes from the coding sequence ATGGTGAATACTGAAGCATATAAGAATCTGAAAGAAGAGCTGGACCAGAAAGGCGTTACCCTGGTTGCCGTTTCAAAGATCAAACCTGTATCGGATATTCAAAAACTCTATGATCTTGGTCAGCGCGACTTTGGCGAGAACTATGTGCAGGAGCTGGTGGAAAAACAACCGCAGCTGCCTTCCGATATGCGTTGGCATTTCATCGGCCATCTTCAATCCAACAAAGTAAAATATATCGCGCCATTCGTGCATTTGATCCATGGGGTAGACAGCCAGAAATTACTGAAGGAGATCAACAAACAGGCAGTGAAGCTGGACCGGGTGATCCCCGTACTGCTGCAGGTGTATATCGCACGGGAAGAATCCAAGTTCGGTTTGGATGCCGCTGAACTGGAAGCGCTGCTGACTGCTGAAGAAACTGCCGGCTTCAGAAATATCCGAATAGAAGGACTGATGGGAATGGCTTCTTTCACCAGCAATACAGACGCTGTGCGCGCAGAATTCAACACATTGAAAGGCCTGGCCGAGCGCTGGGCTTCACATATCACAGAAAACATTCAATTGAAAACACTCTCCTTCGGCATGAGCGGCGATTATACCATCGCCATAGAGGAAGGCTCTAATATGGTGAGGATTGGCAGCCTGCTTTTCGGCGCACGGAACTGA
- a CDS encoding glycine-rich domain-containing protein, with protein MQFNENPIWRKLEIFSIDPPDVSLSFEQRLARENSWSVQFASQVLLEYKKFLFLCASQDHPCTPSDAVDQAWHLHLAYTKSYWNDLCENVLGKKIHHNPTEGGTTEQEKFEDYYERTLSLYRNTFNTEPPEDIWPSSQQRFSDIHFTRVNRQQFWVVPKRSWIQAIFILSIAGVAAFISQNFVFLLIGGLVALVIASPSSKKGNTGSGCSSTGCGGGCSTDGHSGCSGDGGCSSGCSGCGGGCGGD; from the coding sequence ATGCAATTCAATGAAAACCCTATCTGGAGAAAATTGGAAATATTTTCAATTGATCCACCCGATGTGTCATTATCGTTTGAACAAAGACTGGCACGGGAAAACAGCTGGTCAGTTCAATTTGCTTCGCAGGTATTACTAGAGTACAAAAAATTCCTTTTTCTCTGCGCTTCACAAGATCATCCCTGCACTCCCTCCGACGCTGTTGATCAGGCCTGGCACCTTCACCTGGCTTACACAAAATCCTACTGGAACGATCTCTGCGAAAACGTGCTCGGCAAAAAAATTCACCACAACCCCACGGAAGGCGGAACCACAGAACAGGAAAAATTCGAAGACTACTACGAACGCACACTCTCCCTCTACAGAAACACTTTCAACACAGAACCTCCCGAAGACATCTGGCCTTCTTCACAACAAAGATTCAGCGACATTCACTTTACCCGGGTCAACCGGCAACAATTCTGGGTAGTTCCCAAAAGGTCATGGATACAGGCAATCTTCATACTGAGCATTGCAGGTGTTGCAGCCTTCATCTCGCAGAACTTCGTGTTCCTGCTGATCGGAGGCTTGGTTGCACTGGTGATTGCAAGCCCATCATCAAAAAAAGGGAATACTGGTTCAGGATGCTCTTCCACAGGCTGTGGTGGCGGATGTTCAACTGATGGACATTCAGGATGCAGCGGAGACGGAGGATGCAGCAGCGGCTGCTCCGGTTGCGGTGGCGGATGCGGAGGAGATTAG
- a CDS encoding arginase, producing the protein MKNIKLIEVPSEIGAGTRGASLGIDAIKIAALDFMSNFFIHFPSEKVPHENKLLHEPIESPYAKRIKGIATMYDRVSKAVHDTLKNNFFPVVISGDHSMAGATIAGIRMAKPKSRLGVIWIDAHADLHTPYTTPSGNLHGMPLALSINEDNEDMAVHELDDETKKQWNGLKTLGKIAPKVLPEDVVFISLRDFEKEEKYLIDKYGMKVISTNEVRRKGPENVVRSVIRYLSDCTDIYISFDVDSLDSSISKGTGTPVSNGLREREAEDLISKFMQNRKICCFEITEVNPTLDKENLMSEIAFNILQRSVNVLMMN; encoded by the coding sequence ATGAAAAATATTAAGCTGATTGAAGTGCCATCTGAAATTGGAGCCGGAACAAGAGGGGCCAGTTTAGGAATTGACGCCATCAAGATCGCAGCCCTGGATTTCATGAGTAATTTTTTCATCCACTTCCCTTCCGAAAAAGTACCGCACGAAAATAAATTACTGCACGAGCCCATTGAATCGCCATACGCCAAAAGGATCAAAGGTATCGCCACCATGTATGATCGTGTGAGCAAGGCCGTGCATGATACCCTCAAGAATAATTTCTTTCCCGTAGTGATCAGCGGAGACCATAGCATGGCTGGCGCCACCATCGCGGGTATCCGCATGGCCAAGCCAAAATCCAGGCTGGGTGTGATCTGGATCGATGCTCACGCGGACCTGCATACGCCATACACTACTCCTTCGGGTAATCTTCACGGTATGCCGCTGGCATTGAGCATCAATGAAGACAATGAGGATATGGCCGTACATGAGCTGGACGATGAAACGAAAAAGCAATGGAACGGTCTCAAAACACTCGGTAAGATCGCACCGAAAGTATTGCCGGAAGATGTAGTGTTCATCTCGCTCCGCGATTTTGAAAAAGAAGAAAAATACCTGATCGATAAATACGGAATGAAAGTGATCTCCACCAACGAAGTCCGCCGCAAAGGCCCGGAGAACGTGGTGCGCAGCGTGATCCGTTATCTCTCCGACTGCACGGATATCTATATCAGTTTCGATGTAGACAGTCTGGATTCCTCCATTTCCAAAGGCACAGGAACCCCTGTAAGCAATGGCCTCCGCGAGCGCGAAGCGGAAGACCTGATCAGCAAATTCATGCAGAACCGCAAAATATGCTGCTTCGAGATCACGGAAGTGAACCCGACGCTCGATAAAGAGAACCTCATGAGTGAGATCGCATTCAATATCCTTCAAAGGAGTGTGAATGTACTGATGATGAACTGA
- the hisF gene encoding imidazole glycerol phosphate synthase subunit HisF — protein MLCKRIVPCLDIKDGRTVKGTNFVDLRDAGDPVELGALYAREGADELVFLDITATVEKRKTLRELVNRISHHINIPFTVGGGISSVEDVYALLQNGADKISVNTAAFRNPALVNELAKEFGSQCVVLAIDTRKEEDGEWYVYLNGGRVKTDVKCKDWAKQAVDLGAGEILLTSMNHDGTKAGFALDITKELATTLPVPVIASGGGGTMEHFVDVFNKAKADAALAASIFHFKEISIPELKGYLQDKKIHIRPV, from the coding sequence ATGCTTTGTAAAAGAATCGTTCCCTGTCTGGATATCAAAGATGGCCGCACAGTAAAGGGCACCAATTTTGTGGACCTCCGCGATGCCGGTGATCCTGTTGAATTAGGCGCTCTATATGCCAGGGAAGGGGCGGATGAACTGGTATTCCTCGATATTACCGCTACCGTTGAAAAAAGGAAAACACTACGCGAGCTGGTGAACCGGATCTCGCATCATATCAATATTCCCTTCACCGTTGGTGGTGGTATCAGCAGTGTAGAAGATGTATATGCATTGTTGCAGAACGGCGCTGACAAGATCTCTGTGAATACGGCAGCATTCAGGAATCCTGCACTGGTGAATGAACTGGCGAAGGAATTCGGCAGTCAGTGTGTGGTACTGGCCATCGATACCAGGAAAGAAGAAGATGGTGAATGGTATGTGTACCTGAATGGTGGTCGTGTAAAAACCGATGTGAAGTGTAAGGATTGGGCGAAACAGGCAGTTGATCTCGGTGCAGGTGAGATCTTGCTGACGTCTATGAACCACGATGGAACCAAGGCAGGCTTTGCATTGGACATTACCAAAGAGCTGGCTACAACCCTTCCTGTTCCTGTGATTGCGAGCGGTGGCGGAGGAACGATGGAGCATTTTGTGGATGTGTTCAATAAGGCCAAAGCCGATGCGGCGCTGGCTGCCAGTATTTTCCATTTCAAGGAGATCAGTATACCGGAATTAAAAGGATATTTGCAGGATAAGAAAATTCATATCAGACCTGTATGA
- a CDS encoding glutamine--tRNA ligase/YqeY domain fusion protein, giving the protein MTEPLKEAEKSRNFLEEIVEEDLKSGKYTSITTRFPPEPNGYLHIGHAKSICLNFGLALKYGGKTNLRFDDTNPVTEDTEYVDSIKEDVQWLGFQWANELYASDYFDKFYEFAVQLIKAGLAYVDDSTAEEIAAQKGTPTEPGIRNKFSERSIEDNLQLFEEMKAGKYKDGEKVLRAKIDMGSSNMHFRDPIMYRIKHAHHHRTGDKWCIYPMYDFAHGQSDSIEKITHSICTLEFIPHRPLYDWFIEKLGIFPSHQYEFARLNLTYNVMSKRKLKQLVAEKYVTGWDDPRMITIAGLRRRGYTPESIRELCEKIGVVKRDSLIEMSLLEFCIREHLNKIALRRMVVFDPLKVVITNYPEGQSEIVHSEDNPEDPNAGSREIPFSREVYIEKEDFMEVAPKKFFRLAPGQMVRLKSAYIIKCDEVIKDDAGNITELRCSYIPESKSGSDTSGINVKGTLHWVSVPTAISCELRLYDRLFKVEDMLNDDRPYTECINPESLVTVTSAYAEPALRTSKFNDRYQFLRKGYFCLDKDTSEDKMIFNRTVTLKDGWAKEQKKG; this is encoded by the coding sequence ATGACAGAACCATTAAAAGAAGCTGAAAAGAGCCGTAATTTCCTGGAAGAGATCGTTGAAGAAGACCTGAAATCAGGTAAATACACTTCCATCACCACCCGGTTTCCGCCGGAACCCAATGGCTACCTGCACATCGGGCATGCCAAGAGCATCTGCCTGAATTTCGGTCTCGCCCTTAAATATGGCGGTAAGACCAATCTCCGTTTCGATGATACCAATCCTGTTACAGAGGATACAGAGTATGTAGACAGTATCAAGGAAGACGTGCAATGGCTGGGATTCCAATGGGCCAATGAATTGTATGCCTCTGATTATTTCGATAAATTTTACGAATTCGCCGTTCAGCTGATCAAGGCTGGCCTGGCGTATGTAGACGATTCCACTGCAGAAGAGATCGCTGCGCAGAAAGGTACGCCCACAGAGCCCGGCATTCGCAATAAATTCTCCGAACGCAGTATCGAAGATAACCTGCAATTGTTCGAAGAGATGAAAGCAGGAAAATACAAGGACGGAGAGAAGGTATTGCGCGCAAAGATCGATATGGGCTCTTCGAATATGCATTTCCGTGATCCGATCATGTATCGTATCAAACATGCGCATCACCACCGTACCGGTGATAAATGGTGCATCTACCCGATGTACGATTTCGCGCATGGTCAGAGTGATTCCATCGAGAAGATCACACATTCGATCTGCACGCTGGAGTTCATTCCTCATCGTCCGCTGTACGACTGGTTCATCGAGAAACTTGGCATCTTCCCATCCCATCAGTATGAGTTCGCACGTCTCAACCTCACCTACAATGTGATGAGCAAACGTAAGCTCAAACAACTGGTGGCTGAAAAATATGTAACAGGCTGGGACGATCCCCGCATGATCACAATCGCCGGCCTTCGCCGCAGGGGCTATACGCCGGAGTCTATCCGCGAGCTCTGCGAGAAGATCGGTGTGGTAAAACGTGATAGCCTGATCGAAATGAGCCTGCTGGAATTCTGTATCCGTGAGCACCTCAACAAGATCGCGCTTCGCCGCATGGTGGTGTTCGATCCGCTGAAAGTGGTGATCACCAATTATCCGGAAGGACAATCAGAAATAGTACACAGTGAAGACAATCCGGAAGACCCGAACGCCGGCAGTCGCGAAATTCCTTTTAGCAGGGAAGTGTATATCGAGAAGGAAGACTTCATGGAAGTGGCTCCGAAGAAATTCTTCCGTCTCGCACCAGGACAAATGGTTCGTCTGAAAAGCGCCTACATCATCAAATGTGATGAGGTGATCAAGGACGATGCAGGTAATATCACTGAGCTCCGTTGCTCCTATATTCCCGAGAGCAAGAGTGGCTCCGATACCTCCGGCATCAACGTGAAGGGAACCCTGCACTGGGTAAGCGTTCCAACGGCTATCAGCTGTGAGCTCCGTTTGTACGACCGTTTATTCAAAGTGGAAGACATGCTGAATGACGACAGGCCTTATACGGAATGCATCAATCCAGAATCGCTTGTAACTGTCACCAGCGCTTATGCAGAGCCTGCGTTGAGAACTTCAAAGTTCAATGACCGCTACCAGTTCCTTCGTAAAGGATATTTCTGCCTGGATAAAGACACCAGCGAAGACAAGATGATCTTCAACAGAACAGTGACGTTGAAAGACGGCTGGGCGAAAGAACAGAAGAAAGGATAA
- the hisA gene encoding 1-(5-phosphoribosyl)-5-[(5-phosphoribosylamino)methylideneamino]imidazole-4-carboxamide isomerase, protein MQIIPAIDIIDGKCVRLTQGDYQQKKIYNENPLEVAKQFEDAGLQRLHLVDLDGAKAGTVKNWKVLESIAGKTSLVVDFGGGIKKKEDVNIVFNSGAALATIGSLAVKDENLFVQWLREYGADKFLLGADVKDEKIAVAGWLETTDIWIYDFIEKYTAHGVTQLFCTDVSKDGLLQGPSTELYKNILSKFSSLHFIASGGVSSVADLDALREIGCSGVIVGKAFYEGRISLDELVRFNEGK, encoded by the coding sequence ATGCAGATCATTCCGGCAATAGATATTATCGATGGGAAATGCGTAAGACTTACCCAGGGCGATTACCAACAAAAAAAGATCTACAATGAAAACCCGCTCGAAGTAGCAAAGCAATTTGAAGATGCAGGATTGCAGCGTCTCCACCTGGTAGACCTGGACGGCGCGAAGGCAGGCACGGTGAAGAACTGGAAAGTGCTGGAAAGCATTGCCGGTAAAACCAGTCTGGTTGTAGATTTTGGCGGGGGCATCAAGAAGAAAGAGGACGTGAATATCGTTTTCAATTCTGGGGCAGCGCTGGCTACCATTGGCAGCCTGGCCGTGAAAGATGAAAATCTCTTTGTACAATGGCTCAGGGAATACGGCGCAGATAAATTCCTGCTCGGCGCCGATGTGAAGGATGAGAAGATCGCAGTGGCCGGATGGCTGGAAACCACCGATATCTGGATCTATGATTTTATAGAAAAATATACAGCACACGGCGTAACGCAATTGTTCTGTACCGATGTGAGCAAGGACGGATTGTTGCAAGGGCCCTCAACAGAATTGTATAAGAATATCCTTTCCAAATTTTCATCATTGCATTTTATTGCCAGTGGCGGCGTGAGTTCTGTGGCAGATCTGGATGCGCTTCGCGAGATTGGATGCAGTGGCGTAATTGTGGGAAAAGCTTTTTATGAAGGAAGGATCTCTCTGGATGAACTGGTAAGGTTCAACGAAGGAAAATAA
- a CDS encoding acyl-CoA dehydrogenase, with product MQFQLSEEQLMIRQAARDFAQQECLPGVIERDEQQKFPYDQVYKLAELGFMGMMVDPKYGGSGLDTVSYVLAMEEISKIDASVSVCMSVNNSLVSWGLEAYGNEAQKEKYLTPLAQGRKDGKLYIGAFLLSEPEAGSDATSQRTTAEDMGDHYLLNGTKNWITNGSSASVYLVMAQTDVAKGSKGINCFIVEKNWPGVVVAAKENKLGIRGSDTHTIMFNDVKVPKENRIGEDGFGFTFAMKTLSGGRIGIASQALGIASGAYELSLKYAKERKAFGKEIMHHQAIQFKLADMATRIEAARLLCLRAAWDKDQHNDYALSSSMAKVFASETAMWTTVEAVQIHGGYGYVKEYHVERLMRDAKITQIYEGTSEVQRIVIGRSILK from the coding sequence ATGCAGTTTCAATTATCAGAAGAGCAACTCATGATCCGTCAGGCTGCGCGCGACTTTGCGCAGCAGGAATGTTTACCAGGCGTTATCGAACGTGATGAACAGCAGAAATTCCCCTATGACCAGGTGTATAAACTGGCAGAACTCGGTTTTATGGGAATGATGGTTGACCCCAAATATGGAGGTTCCGGTTTGGACACTGTCAGCTATGTACTTGCAATGGAAGAGATCAGTAAGATCGATGCCAGCGTGAGTGTGTGCATGAGCGTGAACAATAGCCTGGTAAGCTGGGGACTTGAAGCTTATGGTAATGAAGCGCAAAAAGAAAAATATTTAACACCACTGGCGCAGGGAAGAAAAGATGGAAAACTGTACATCGGCGCCTTCCTCCTGAGTGAGCCCGAAGCCGGCAGTGATGCCACCTCACAGCGTACTACAGCCGAAGATATGGGAGACCATTATCTTCTCAACGGCACCAAGAACTGGATCACCAACGGTTCTTCCGCATCGGTTTACCTGGTAATGGCGCAGACTGATGTTGCAAAAGGAAGCAAGGGCATCAACTGTTTCATTGTTGAAAAGAACTGGCCCGGCGTTGTTGTGGCAGCCAAAGAGAACAAACTCGGTATCCGCGGCAGCGACACACATACCATTATGTTCAATGATGTGAAAGTGCCTAAAGAGAACCGTATCGGAGAAGATGGATTCGGTTTCACTTTTGCGATGAAGACATTGTCCGGAGGCCGCATCGGTATTGCATCCCAGGCCCTCGGTATCGCCAGCGGCGCTTATGAGCTGAGCCTGAAATATGCCAAAGAAAGAAAAGCTTTCGGCAAAGAGATCATGCATCACCAGGCCATCCAGTTCAAACTCGCGGATATGGCTACACGCATCGAAGCAGCCCGCCTGCTCTGTCTCCGCGCTGCATGGGATAAAGACCAGCACAACGATTATGCTCTGAGCTCTTCGATGGCCAAAGTATTTGCCAGCGAAACCGCCATGTGGACTACCGTTGAAGCCGTTCAGATCCACGGCGGATACGGATATGTGAAAGAATACCACGTAGAGCGCCTTATGCGCGATGCCAAGATCACACAGATCTATGAAGGTACTTCCGAAGTACAACGCATCGTGATCGGACGTTCTATCCTCAAATAG
- the hisIE gene encoding bifunctional phosphoribosyl-AMP cyclohydrolase/phosphoribosyl-ATP diphosphatase HisIE has protein sequence MKIDYSKYADGLVPAIVQDFNTHKVLMLGFMNEEAVKKTMEEGKVTFYSRSKQRLWTKGEESGNHLMVKEMLSDCDNDTLLIKAHPLGPTCHTGADTCWSERNHSDEFLYYLEDIINLRKQSTDAKSYVRDLFGRGINKIAQKVGEEAVELVIEAKDNNDDLFLNEAADLIFHYLILLNAKGHKLQDVVDILKSRHSK, from the coding sequence ATGAAAATCGATTACTCCAAATATGCAGATGGTCTTGTGCCCGCCATTGTGCAGGATTTCAACACACACAAAGTGCTCATGCTCGGCTTCATGAATGAAGAAGCTGTGAAGAAAACCATGGAGGAAGGCAAGGTCACTTTTTACAGCCGCAGCAAACAGCGTCTCTGGACCAAAGGCGAGGAGAGCGGCAATCACCTGATGGTGAAAGAAATGTTATCCGACTGCGATAATGATACCCTCCTGATCAAGGCCCATCCGCTCGGGCCTACCTGTCATACCGGCGCAGACACCTGCTGGAGTGAACGCAATCATTCCGATGAATTCCTCTATTATCTCGAAGATATTATCAATCTCCGCAAACAGAGTACCGATGCGAAATCCTATGTACGGGACCTGTTCGGACGGGGAATCAACAAGATAGCCCAGAAAGTAGGGGAGGAAGCCGTGGAACTGGTGATCGAAGCGAAGGACAATAACGATGATCTTTTCCTCAATGAGGCTGCCGATCTCATATTTCATTATTTGATTTTACTTAACGCAAAAGGGCATAAATTGCAGGATGTCGTGGATATCTTAAAATCGCGGCATTCAAAATAA
- a CDS encoding TlpA disulfide reductase family protein: MKRFFALLLIIPAGLFAQQKGFVVTGSLKGLPEGSEVTLSDANNVQDTLARAVVTKNQFVLKGTVQEPNVFFLNLHGPQKKSFVFIGNENVTLSGDVAEMTNLQVKGSSIHDDYSNYAKQFNPLFEQLGALTQKINGTPNIQPGDSLLLQHQALIDLIIGKIDSYVDAHNASPVAPFLMVVTAQLDQDMASTERRFAKLKPAAQEGFYGKIIKERIDKSKIGQIGSQALEFTQADVDGKDVALSSFRGKYVLVDFWASWCKPCRMENPNVVENYNEFKGKNFTVLGVSLDREKESWLAAIKEDKLDWTHVSDLQFWNNAVARLYGIEGIPANLLIDPNGKVVARNLRGEGLKAKLRELLGSN, translated from the coding sequence ATGAAAAGATTTTTCGCCCTGTTGCTGATCATTCCGGCAGGCCTTTTTGCACAGCAGAAAGGTTTTGTTGTTACTGGCTCACTTAAAGGCTTACCAGAAGGATCTGAAGTAACGCTCAGTGATGCCAATAACGTACAGGATACGCTTGCCAGAGCGGTGGTGACAAAGAATCAATTTGTGTTGAAAGGCACCGTACAGGAACCGAATGTATTCTTCCTCAACCTGCATGGACCGCAGAAGAAATCCTTTGTATTCATCGGCAATGAAAATGTGACCCTGAGTGGTGATGTGGCCGAGATGACCAACCTCCAGGTGAAAGGTTCTTCCATTCATGATGATTACAGCAATTACGCCAAACAATTCAATCCTTTGTTCGAGCAGCTTGGAGCGCTCACGCAAAAGATCAACGGAACGCCTAATATTCAGCCCGGCGACAGCCTGCTGCTGCAGCACCAGGCCCTGATCGATCTTATCATCGGCAAGATAGATTCTTATGTTGATGCTCATAATGCTTCACCTGTAGCGCCATTCCTGATGGTGGTTACAGCGCAGCTGGACCAGGACATGGCCAGCACTGAAAGGAGGTTTGCCAAGCTGAAACCCGCTGCACAGGAAGGTTTCTATGGAAAGATCATCAAAGAGCGCATCGATAAGAGCAAGATCGGACAGATCGGATCACAGGCACTCGAATTCACGCAGGCGGATGTTGATGGCAAAGATGTAGCCCTTTCTTCTTTCCGTGGCAAATATGTTCTCGTTGATTTCTGGGCAAGCTGGTGCAAACCATGCCGCATGGAAAATCCCAATGTGGTGGAAAACTACAATGAATTCAAAGGAAAAAATTTCACAGTACTGGGTGTTTCGCTCGATCGTGAAAAAGAATCCTGGCTCGCTGCCATCAAAGAAGACAAACTCGACTGGACGCATGTTAGCGATCTCCAGTTCTGGAATAATGCCGTAGCGCGTTTGTACGGCATAGAAGGGATCCCTGCCAATCTGCTGATCGATCCAAATGGAAAAGTAGTGGCAAGGAATCTGCGTGGGGAAGGACTTAAAGCAAAACTCAGAGAATTACTCGGAAGCAATTAA